One genomic window of Dunckerocampus dactyliophorus isolate RoL2022-P2 chromosome 7, RoL_Ddac_1.1, whole genome shotgun sequence includes the following:
- the tax1bp1b gene encoding tax1-binding protein 1 homolog B isoform X1 — protein MALIGDGHLLDNNMDMSNFAHVIFQNVWKSYLPHAALECHYTLTQFIKPHPKDWVGIFKVGWSTARDYYTFLWSPLPENYVDGTAVNRTVVFQGYYVPNDDGEFYQFCYVTHKGEIRGASTPFLFRAKSPSEEELLTVEDECNSDILVVTTKAGFLEQKVEEAQRDKDELVKKMALLQQELEQLEAAKESLQKECEQEKENYAMLKRQNQEVQASAKALQEEKEEVKRRLEEATSKVLQLEEDLIGVTQRGLQKETELDCLKDRMKKLTAEKETLESQVNNERDEKELYKIHLKNRELENTKLSAELQMLKSVDVNKDNTIAQFKEEVGRLQMCLTEKEKQYREIMAKVSPLGDLKALKEQLRQKEEQLQANQQQSTLLAAELRDASSTRDRTMSELYHMKLEADALRQAKAEAQAQCARLESLVEQMRAEAKQEAAKAEEDICSTDPALVAELQREVEDLKLRLHMAAEHYKEKYKDCTRLQKQVLKLSEQQGEQKRGSTQELMTVPLSVSPDTSVPGSPGSADPMLEAIIQEKLKGISREASDRNDKCRKYKQMLMEEKERSCMFADELSKMELKFKEQLKVNDNLKLQLASEEDRCKSQVAEKGRELKDLKGTLALVVREKEKLEELQKNMKKGEQVASGKTSLENVQSSVPLFLQYPVPYAQDAPTPLLVSQSPSKLHFRNPYTIPDSKDDDDDDESDEQLLRLPPVGPPSWDSNVVCIQPTRNQARPESHEDSEDKPSNNNNNVNVNEKSTTTEPPIPFVNDGQTPFCFDHSMDMKRCPLCEVIFPPNYDQSKFEEHVESHWKICPMCSEQFPLDCDQKAFENHVLTHFDGHMLNFD, from the exons ATGGCGTTGATTGGGGACGGACATTTATTAGACAACAACATGGACATGTCAAACTTTGCCCACGTCATCTTCCAGAATGTATGGAAGAGCTACCTGCCTCACGCTGCACTGGAGTGTCACTATACCCTCACACAGTTCATCAAACCACACCCAAAGGACTGGGTTGGCATTTTCAAG gtcgGCTGGAGTACCGCAAGGGACTATTACACATTCCTGTGGTCCCCCCTCCCTGAGAACTATGTGGACGGCACCGCAGTCAACAGAACAGTGGTCTTTCAGG GATATTATGTGCCCAATGATGACGGAGAGTTCTACCAGTTCTGCTATGTGACCCACAAAGGGGAGATTCGGGGAGCCAGCACACCTTTCCTTTTCCGTGCCAAGAGCCCCTCGGAGGAAGAGCTGTTGACTGTGGAGGATGAATGTAACTCTGACATCCTGGTGGTCACCACCAAGGCTGGCTTTCTTGAG CAAAAGGTGGAAGAAGCTCAGAGGGACAAAGATGAGCTGGTCAAAAAGATGGCTCTGCTGCAGCAGGAGTTGGAGCAGTTGGAAGCAGCCAAGGAGAGCCTGCAGAAAGAGTGTGAGCAGGAGAAGGAGAACTACGCCATGTTGAAACGACAGAATCAA GAGGTGCAGGCTTCTGCTAAGGCCCTGcaagaggagaaggaggaagtAAAGAGGAGACTGGAAGAGGCCACGTCCAAGGTGTTACAGCTGGAGGAAGACCTTATTGGAGTCACCCAGAGAGGCCTGCAAAAGGAAACTGAGCTTGACTG CCTCAAGGATAGAATGAAAAAACTAACTGCAGAGAAGGAAACCCTTGAGTCTCAAGTCAACAACGAGAGAGATGAGAAGGAACTGTACAAG aTTCACCTGAAAAACCGTGAGTTGGAGAACACTAAGCTAAGTGCGGAGCTGCAGATGCTGAAGTCGGTGGATGTAAACAAAGACAACACCATTGCTCAGTTTAAAGAGGAGGTGGGACGCCTGCAGATGTGCCTTACAGAGAAAGAGAAGCAGTACAGAGAAATCATGGCCAAAGTTTCCCCCTTG GGAGATTTGAAGGCACTGAAGGAGCAGCTGCGGCAGAAAGAGGAGCAGCTCCAGGCCAACCAGCAGCAGTCCACCCTACTGGCTGCGGAGCTGAGGGACGCGTCGAGCACTCGCGACCGCACCATGTCCGAGTTGTACCATATGAAGCTAGAGGCTGATGCCCTACGACAGGCCAAGGCTGAGGCTCAGGCTCAATGTGCTCGCCTGGAGAGCCTGGTGGAGCAGATGAGGGCAGAGGCCAAACAAGAGGCT GCCAAAGCAGAAGAAGATATCTGTAGTACAGACCCAGCTCTTGTAGCAGAGCTGCAGAGAGAGGTGGAAGACCTGAAGCTGCGGCTGCACATGGCCGCAGAGCACTACAAGGAGAAATATAAGGACTGTACGCGGCTGCAAAAACAAGTGCTGAAACTGTCTGAGCAGCAAGGG GAGCAGAAGAGAGGCTCAACACAAGAGCTGATGACGGTACCGTTATCAGTGAGTCCAGACACGTCTGTGCCAG GGAGTCCTGGTTCTGCAGATCCCATGCTGGAGGCCATCATCCAGGAGAAGCTCAAAGGCATCAGCAGAGAGGCTTCtgacagaaatgacaaatgcagGAAATACAAGCAGATGTTAATG GAGGAGAAGGAACGGAGCTGCATGTTCGCCGATGAACTTTCTAAGATGGAGCTGAAATTTAAGGAGCAACTGAAGGTTAACGACAACCTGAAGCTGCAGCTGGCGTCAGAGGAAGACCGCTGCAAG AGCCAGGTAGCCGAGAAGGGGCGGGAGCTAAAGGATCTGAAGGGCACACTAGCTCTTGTTGTGAGAGAGAAGGAAAAACTGGAG GAGCTTCAGAAAAACATGAAGAAGGGCGAGCAGGTGGCCAGTGGGAAAACCAGTTTGGAGAATGTTCAGTCCAGTGTGCCTTTATTCCTGCAGTACCCCGTCCCGTATGCCCAGGATGCCCCCACCCCTCTGTTGGTTTCTCAGAGCCCCTCAAAGCTGCACTTCAGGAACCCATACACCATCCCCGACTCAAAAG acgacgacgatgatgacGAGTCAGATGAGCAGCTGCTTCGTCTCCCCCCTGTGGGCCCACCCTCCTGGGACAGCAACGTGGTGTGTATCCAACCCACCCGCAATCAGGCCCGGCCCGAAAGCCACGAGGACTCTGAGGATAAACcgagcaacaacaataacaat GTTAATGTCAATGAAAAGTCCACCACAACAGAACCCCCCATCCCATTTGTGAACGACGGACAAACTCCTTTTTGCTTTGATCACAG cATGGACATGAAGCGGTGCCCGCTCTGCGAGGTCATCTTCCCACCCAACTACGACCAGTCCAAGTTCGAGGAGCACGTGGAGAGCCATTGGAAAATCTGCCCCATGTGCAGCGAGCAGTTCCCGCTGGACTGCGACCAGAAGGCGTTCGAGAACCATGTGCTCACCCACTTTGACGGCCACATGCTCAACTTCGACTAA
- the tax1bp1b gene encoding tax1-binding protein 1 homolog B isoform X3, whose translation MALIGDGHLLDNNMDMSNFAHVIFQNVWKSYLPHAALECHYTLTQFIKPHPKDWVGIFKVGWSTARDYYTFLWSPLPENYVDGTAVNRTVVFQGYYVPNDDGEFYQFCYVTHKGEIRGASTPFLFRAKSPSEEELLTVEDECNSDILVVTTKAGFLEQKVEEAQRDKDELVKKMALLQQELEQLEAAKESLQKECEQEKENYAMLKRQNQEVQASAKALQEEKEEVKRRLEEATSKVLQLEEDLIGVTQRGLQKETELDCLKDRMKKLTAEKETLESQVNNERDEKELYKIHLKNRELENTKLSAELQMLKSVDVNKDNTIAQFKEEVGRLQMCLTEKEKQYREIMAKVSPLGDLKALKEQLRQKEEQLQANQQQSTLLAAELRDASSTRDRTMSELYHMKLEADALRQAKAEAQAQCARLESLVEQMRAEAKQEAAKAEEDICSTDPALVAELQREVEDLKLRLHMAAEHYKEKYKDCTRLQKQVLKLSEQQGEQKRGSTQELMTVPLSVSPDTSVPGSPGSADPMLEAIIQEKLKGISREASDRNDKCRKYKQMLMEEKERSCMFADELSKMELKFKEQLKVNDNLKLQLASEEDRCKSQVAEKGRELKDLKGTLALVVREKEKLEYPVPYAQDAPTPLLVSQSPSKLHFRNPYTIPDSKDDDDDDESDEQLLRLPPVGPPSWDSNVVCIQPTRNQARPESHEDSEDKPSNNNNNVNVNEKSTTTEPPIPFVNDGQTPFCFDHSMDMKRCPLCEVIFPPNYDQSKFEEHVESHWKICPMCSEQFPLDCDQKAFENHVLTHFDGHMLNFD comes from the exons ATGGCGTTGATTGGGGACGGACATTTATTAGACAACAACATGGACATGTCAAACTTTGCCCACGTCATCTTCCAGAATGTATGGAAGAGCTACCTGCCTCACGCTGCACTGGAGTGTCACTATACCCTCACACAGTTCATCAAACCACACCCAAAGGACTGGGTTGGCATTTTCAAG gtcgGCTGGAGTACCGCAAGGGACTATTACACATTCCTGTGGTCCCCCCTCCCTGAGAACTATGTGGACGGCACCGCAGTCAACAGAACAGTGGTCTTTCAGG GATATTATGTGCCCAATGATGACGGAGAGTTCTACCAGTTCTGCTATGTGACCCACAAAGGGGAGATTCGGGGAGCCAGCACACCTTTCCTTTTCCGTGCCAAGAGCCCCTCGGAGGAAGAGCTGTTGACTGTGGAGGATGAATGTAACTCTGACATCCTGGTGGTCACCACCAAGGCTGGCTTTCTTGAG CAAAAGGTGGAAGAAGCTCAGAGGGACAAAGATGAGCTGGTCAAAAAGATGGCTCTGCTGCAGCAGGAGTTGGAGCAGTTGGAAGCAGCCAAGGAGAGCCTGCAGAAAGAGTGTGAGCAGGAGAAGGAGAACTACGCCATGTTGAAACGACAGAATCAA GAGGTGCAGGCTTCTGCTAAGGCCCTGcaagaggagaaggaggaagtAAAGAGGAGACTGGAAGAGGCCACGTCCAAGGTGTTACAGCTGGAGGAAGACCTTATTGGAGTCACCCAGAGAGGCCTGCAAAAGGAAACTGAGCTTGACTG CCTCAAGGATAGAATGAAAAAACTAACTGCAGAGAAGGAAACCCTTGAGTCTCAAGTCAACAACGAGAGAGATGAGAAGGAACTGTACAAG aTTCACCTGAAAAACCGTGAGTTGGAGAACACTAAGCTAAGTGCGGAGCTGCAGATGCTGAAGTCGGTGGATGTAAACAAAGACAACACCATTGCTCAGTTTAAAGAGGAGGTGGGACGCCTGCAGATGTGCCTTACAGAGAAAGAGAAGCAGTACAGAGAAATCATGGCCAAAGTTTCCCCCTTG GGAGATTTGAAGGCACTGAAGGAGCAGCTGCGGCAGAAAGAGGAGCAGCTCCAGGCCAACCAGCAGCAGTCCACCCTACTGGCTGCGGAGCTGAGGGACGCGTCGAGCACTCGCGACCGCACCATGTCCGAGTTGTACCATATGAAGCTAGAGGCTGATGCCCTACGACAGGCCAAGGCTGAGGCTCAGGCTCAATGTGCTCGCCTGGAGAGCCTGGTGGAGCAGATGAGGGCAGAGGCCAAACAAGAGGCT GCCAAAGCAGAAGAAGATATCTGTAGTACAGACCCAGCTCTTGTAGCAGAGCTGCAGAGAGAGGTGGAAGACCTGAAGCTGCGGCTGCACATGGCCGCAGAGCACTACAAGGAGAAATATAAGGACTGTACGCGGCTGCAAAAACAAGTGCTGAAACTGTCTGAGCAGCAAGGG GAGCAGAAGAGAGGCTCAACACAAGAGCTGATGACGGTACCGTTATCAGTGAGTCCAGACACGTCTGTGCCAG GGAGTCCTGGTTCTGCAGATCCCATGCTGGAGGCCATCATCCAGGAGAAGCTCAAAGGCATCAGCAGAGAGGCTTCtgacagaaatgacaaatgcagGAAATACAAGCAGATGTTAATG GAGGAGAAGGAACGGAGCTGCATGTTCGCCGATGAACTTTCTAAGATGGAGCTGAAATTTAAGGAGCAACTGAAGGTTAACGACAACCTGAAGCTGCAGCTGGCGTCAGAGGAAGACCGCTGCAAG AGCCAGGTAGCCGAGAAGGGGCGGGAGCTAAAGGATCTGAAGGGCACACTAGCTCTTGTTGTGAGAGAGAAGGAAAAACTGGAG TACCCCGTCCCGTATGCCCAGGATGCCCCCACCCCTCTGTTGGTTTCTCAGAGCCCCTCAAAGCTGCACTTCAGGAACCCATACACCATCCCCGACTCAAAAG acgacgacgatgatgacGAGTCAGATGAGCAGCTGCTTCGTCTCCCCCCTGTGGGCCCACCCTCCTGGGACAGCAACGTGGTGTGTATCCAACCCACCCGCAATCAGGCCCGGCCCGAAAGCCACGAGGACTCTGAGGATAAACcgagcaacaacaataacaat GTTAATGTCAATGAAAAGTCCACCACAACAGAACCCCCCATCCCATTTGTGAACGACGGACAAACTCCTTTTTGCTTTGATCACAG cATGGACATGAAGCGGTGCCCGCTCTGCGAGGTCATCTTCCCACCCAACTACGACCAGTCCAAGTTCGAGGAGCACGTGGAGAGCCATTGGAAAATCTGCCCCATGTGCAGCGAGCAGTTCCCGCTGGACTGCGACCAGAAGGCGTTCGAGAACCATGTGCTCACCCACTTTGACGGCCACATGCTCAACTTCGACTAA
- the tax1bp1b gene encoding tax1-binding protein 1 homolog B isoform X2 → MALIGDGHLLDNNMDMSNFAHVIFQNVWKSYLPHAALECHYTLTQFIKPHPKDWVGIFKVGWSTARDYYTFLWSPLPENYVDGTAVNRTVVFQGYYVPNDDGEFYQFCYVTHKGEIRGASTPFLFRAKSPSEEELLTVEDECNSDILVVTTKAGFLEQKVEEAQRDKDELVKKMALLQQELEQLEAAKESLQKECEQEKENYAMLKRQNQEVQASAKALQEEKEEVKRRLEEATSKVLQLEEDLIGVTQRGLQKETELDCLKDRMKKLTAEKETLESQVNNERDEKELYKIHLKNRELENTKLSAELQMLKSVDVNKDNTIAQFKEEVGRLQMCLTEKEKQYREIMAKVSPLGDLKALKEQLRQKEEQLQANQQQSTLLAAELRDASSTRDRTMSELYHMKLEADALRQAKAEAQAQCARLESLVEQMRAEAKQEAAKAEEDICSTDPALVAELQREVEDLKLRLHMAAEHYKEKYKDCTRLQKQVLKLSEQQGEQKRGSTQELMTVPLSVSPDTSVPGSPGSADPMLEAIIQEKLKGISREASDRNDKCRKYKQMLMEEKERSCMFADELSKMELKFKEQLKVNDNLKLQLASEEDRCKELQKNMKKGEQVASGKTSLENVQSSVPLFLQYPVPYAQDAPTPLLVSQSPSKLHFRNPYTIPDSKDDDDDDESDEQLLRLPPVGPPSWDSNVVCIQPTRNQARPESHEDSEDKPSNNNNNVNVNEKSTTTEPPIPFVNDGQTPFCFDHSMDMKRCPLCEVIFPPNYDQSKFEEHVESHWKICPMCSEQFPLDCDQKAFENHVLTHFDGHMLNFD, encoded by the exons ATGGCGTTGATTGGGGACGGACATTTATTAGACAACAACATGGACATGTCAAACTTTGCCCACGTCATCTTCCAGAATGTATGGAAGAGCTACCTGCCTCACGCTGCACTGGAGTGTCACTATACCCTCACACAGTTCATCAAACCACACCCAAAGGACTGGGTTGGCATTTTCAAG gtcgGCTGGAGTACCGCAAGGGACTATTACACATTCCTGTGGTCCCCCCTCCCTGAGAACTATGTGGACGGCACCGCAGTCAACAGAACAGTGGTCTTTCAGG GATATTATGTGCCCAATGATGACGGAGAGTTCTACCAGTTCTGCTATGTGACCCACAAAGGGGAGATTCGGGGAGCCAGCACACCTTTCCTTTTCCGTGCCAAGAGCCCCTCGGAGGAAGAGCTGTTGACTGTGGAGGATGAATGTAACTCTGACATCCTGGTGGTCACCACCAAGGCTGGCTTTCTTGAG CAAAAGGTGGAAGAAGCTCAGAGGGACAAAGATGAGCTGGTCAAAAAGATGGCTCTGCTGCAGCAGGAGTTGGAGCAGTTGGAAGCAGCCAAGGAGAGCCTGCAGAAAGAGTGTGAGCAGGAGAAGGAGAACTACGCCATGTTGAAACGACAGAATCAA GAGGTGCAGGCTTCTGCTAAGGCCCTGcaagaggagaaggaggaagtAAAGAGGAGACTGGAAGAGGCCACGTCCAAGGTGTTACAGCTGGAGGAAGACCTTATTGGAGTCACCCAGAGAGGCCTGCAAAAGGAAACTGAGCTTGACTG CCTCAAGGATAGAATGAAAAAACTAACTGCAGAGAAGGAAACCCTTGAGTCTCAAGTCAACAACGAGAGAGATGAGAAGGAACTGTACAAG aTTCACCTGAAAAACCGTGAGTTGGAGAACACTAAGCTAAGTGCGGAGCTGCAGATGCTGAAGTCGGTGGATGTAAACAAAGACAACACCATTGCTCAGTTTAAAGAGGAGGTGGGACGCCTGCAGATGTGCCTTACAGAGAAAGAGAAGCAGTACAGAGAAATCATGGCCAAAGTTTCCCCCTTG GGAGATTTGAAGGCACTGAAGGAGCAGCTGCGGCAGAAAGAGGAGCAGCTCCAGGCCAACCAGCAGCAGTCCACCCTACTGGCTGCGGAGCTGAGGGACGCGTCGAGCACTCGCGACCGCACCATGTCCGAGTTGTACCATATGAAGCTAGAGGCTGATGCCCTACGACAGGCCAAGGCTGAGGCTCAGGCTCAATGTGCTCGCCTGGAGAGCCTGGTGGAGCAGATGAGGGCAGAGGCCAAACAAGAGGCT GCCAAAGCAGAAGAAGATATCTGTAGTACAGACCCAGCTCTTGTAGCAGAGCTGCAGAGAGAGGTGGAAGACCTGAAGCTGCGGCTGCACATGGCCGCAGAGCACTACAAGGAGAAATATAAGGACTGTACGCGGCTGCAAAAACAAGTGCTGAAACTGTCTGAGCAGCAAGGG GAGCAGAAGAGAGGCTCAACACAAGAGCTGATGACGGTACCGTTATCAGTGAGTCCAGACACGTCTGTGCCAG GGAGTCCTGGTTCTGCAGATCCCATGCTGGAGGCCATCATCCAGGAGAAGCTCAAAGGCATCAGCAGAGAGGCTTCtgacagaaatgacaaatgcagGAAATACAAGCAGATGTTAATG GAGGAGAAGGAACGGAGCTGCATGTTCGCCGATGAACTTTCTAAGATGGAGCTGAAATTTAAGGAGCAACTGAAGGTTAACGACAACCTGAAGCTGCAGCTGGCGTCAGAGGAAGACCGCTGCAAG GAGCTTCAGAAAAACATGAAGAAGGGCGAGCAGGTGGCCAGTGGGAAAACCAGTTTGGAGAATGTTCAGTCCAGTGTGCCTTTATTCCTGCAGTACCCCGTCCCGTATGCCCAGGATGCCCCCACCCCTCTGTTGGTTTCTCAGAGCCCCTCAAAGCTGCACTTCAGGAACCCATACACCATCCCCGACTCAAAAG acgacgacgatgatgacGAGTCAGATGAGCAGCTGCTTCGTCTCCCCCCTGTGGGCCCACCCTCCTGGGACAGCAACGTGGTGTGTATCCAACCCACCCGCAATCAGGCCCGGCCCGAAAGCCACGAGGACTCTGAGGATAAACcgagcaacaacaataacaat GTTAATGTCAATGAAAAGTCCACCACAACAGAACCCCCCATCCCATTTGTGAACGACGGACAAACTCCTTTTTGCTTTGATCACAG cATGGACATGAAGCGGTGCCCGCTCTGCGAGGTCATCTTCCCACCCAACTACGACCAGTCCAAGTTCGAGGAGCACGTGGAGAGCCATTGGAAAATCTGCCCCATGTGCAGCGAGCAGTTCCCGCTGGACTGCGACCAGAAGGCGTTCGAGAACCATGTGCTCACCCACTTTGACGGCCACATGCTCAACTTCGACTAA